The genome window TTCCCAAActacatattaatatgcataacatattaaataagCTCGCAGCTGCACCAGCTCCTAGTACACCTGTAAACATTGATAAATGTACCCAAAAACTCCTTTCCTTATATATCTTTCTATATAACCAGTTCTTTAATCTTGTCATACAATCAAATGATTTTGATGAACTATTCtttaatatgtatttttcatattcattttttaatttttcatttaatccataattatttttttcattatccTGTGAATTTTCATCCATTTGGAGTCCATTGTAACTATTATCAATTACATCATTTCTATCCAGTAATTTATCATTTGATATGGTTTCGTTTGTTAAACTATTTCTTGTTACGATACGTTTCAGAGATTTCTTTCTAGCATGCTGAGCTAACGATCTTTTgatttttaaattaaaaaaattattatatatttcatttgtgtatatatattttttattataatcctgtaaataaaaaaaattaataaaaatatatatgtttattcaatatatatatttcattaatattattttattcatacacatatcataaaaatgttGATATTCTTTTACATACAgttgatttatatataccttatataatgatataaaatgtCCTAAGGAAAcaaataacaaaaatatgttaatataaaaaaatttcatatttatatttaaataatcgcttaattaattttcctatatataatgaaaaaatcctttttatttttgtttattcctattattaaaaaattttaaatatttatttataaatttcacattatattattattccTCATTCTAattttacaaaaaatttattattaatacgttatttatttgttttttatatttacaaaaaaccttttttctatatatttaataaaatgacatgtttttatattttattaatattgatttattttagaataatatttcaaaacaaattatatatataatatattttttttttttataatgtttactttatatattatacaaatGCTACAAAATTGAtgaaataattaatatataaagtaaTATTACTTCAATTTTTTAGTCTATTaaattgtaatatattatatatatatatatatatatatatattatgttcatttataaaatgagaaagggcaaaatatattaattctGATATAAGgttaaatattaatatacatatgtatatatatcatagaatataaaatttattatatgatagAATTATCGAatttctattttttaaaagatgttatatatataatataatataatataatataatataatgtttttatatataatatatttcctacattaatattatatatacctatatattgtaattgtaatttatttatataattttatagTATAACtgaagataatattaataatttattttattcttattaaaatttaaatatattattattattatatatagataatataatttttgtatatatatttaaaaaaaaaatttatacTTGAAGTAATTTCttctaatatataaatatataatacgataaatatttaataatattaaattatattttacattCAAAGgaattaattaattaattataaaatttctattttatgtttctattaataatattatattttaagaTGTAATCATTTTAAAATAACCTTCTTTTGTATATATTGGATATTCATTACATacattcattttttaaattttttctttttatttcatgtattatcattattatgCATGAGaacatttataatatatatatatatattcataaatgtattttatctgtatatttatacatatatatgtaccAAATATTGAATAAACATGGTTCTTATATGTATTAAggttttattatttattatgtgcttatttttttgtagtTACATAGAAAAGgtaaaaattaatatttttattatacaCTATAATTTTTTACACCGATTCATATTCACATGTATACTTATTTGTTTTTAGATATCCTACAATAATCCTTTTGAAcaaagaatatataaaaacaagAATTTAACAAATAACAGAATAAATAGAAAACTAGCAACTTTAAACAGTACACAAAATAGAAGAAATTTAGGAACGACAAAATGAAATTTAAAATGTAAAGATGATTTAAATGAAAGTAAAAAttctataaaaataagcgacaaaaagaaaaagaacgaaaataaagaaaataacaataatactaataaaaagaataaaaataataatttacTTAATAATCCTATTGATAATGATtatgatgaagatgataTAGAGGAAGAAGTTAATAGATCATACGATAATCTAGAACAATTaatagaagaaaatatagatGAACCTAAcgaaatatataatgtggagaaaaaatctttttttaaaagagctttattattattaaaaacattcgataatatttttatacaaaaaaCCATAGACAGTCGAgcacaaaaaaaaagatcTTATATAAACgaagatataaaagaaaatttatGTATACTTTCTTCTGGAATCCTCTTTGCATCATTAccaatatatatgtatttaacaaaaagaatcgattttttctatattaaACCTTTAacttaatattattaatatatatatatatatatatatataatttatttattaatttataataggtatagaattatatttttgaatatatatttatatatatatatatatatttattggataaaaatatatatacctaaatttaatatatgtcaacataattatacatttaaaaaatggaTAAGAGTATTgtttattacatataatgatacataaccatatttttcattattgaacaatatattttgtgtatcattatttatattatatttgttagATTACATACATGTGTATGTTGTggttttgtttttattttttatatttagTTTTATCATTATAGGGAATACTCAcgattataaaaataatatataacctttgttatatatatatatatatatttttaattgaACATAGAATAAAAACactatttatattatattatattttttaaaaatgtatattttttattttcaatatatgtaataagtaatataattattaaaatatataattatatcCTTACAACTAGTAATCATAcaattcatatatatatatatataaagtgtttatatatatatatatatatatatatatagatagATATAATGATTATGATGGGATACGTTTCACGAATATTCACAAATATTctaataattataatattttattttgtttataatgtctttttttttaaaaataaatttggattttaattacatatttttatatttattgtattgtaattacatatttttatatttattgtattttaattatataaatatatttttttgtaatagAAAACAAATgttaaaaattttatatatatatatatatatatcttattataattttagatatattagagagaaatatattacacaATTTTtagaacaaaatataaaactcttcaaattaaaatatgtattttttttaattaatattaaaatatattttaatacTTATATGTTCAATAACACATTTTGTTATATACAAGgattttt of Plasmodium gaboni strain SY75 chromosome Unknown, whole genome shotgun sequence contains these proteins:
- a CDS encoding exported protein (hyp15), whose translation is MKFFYINIFLLFVSLGHFISLYKDYNKKYIYTNEIYNNFFNLKIKRSLAQHARKKSLKRIVTRNSLTNETISNDKLLDRNDVIDNSYNGLQMDENSQDNEKNNYGLNEKLKNEYEKYILKNSSSKSFDCMTRLKNWLYRKIYKERSFWVHLSMFTGVLGAGAAASLFNMLCILICSLGTGISLTFIGAFGTIWAVLVGIIILIILGTWMLVTWLWPHKDVYNETCGI